The following coding sequences lie in one Apium graveolens cultivar Ventura chromosome 3, ASM990537v1, whole genome shotgun sequence genomic window:
- the LOC141712903 gene encoding alcohol dehydrogenase 1-like: MYAYKYMPLIVPSTKHTIKSSISANLRTYSKMSSTEGQVIRCKAAVAWEAGKPLVIDEIDVAPPQKMEVRVKIHFTSLCHTDVYFWEAKGQNPLFPRVLGHEAGGIVESIGEGVTELKPGDKVLTVFTGECGECRHCKSAESNMCDLLRINTDRGAMITDGKPRFSKDGKPIYHFLGTSSFSQYTVLHAGCVAKINPEAPLDKVCVLSCGISTGMGATLNVAKPTKGSTVAVFGLGTVGLAAAEGARIAGASRIIGIDMNPNRFKEATKFGVTEFVNPKDHNKPVQEVLVGMTDGGVDRCIECTGNVGAMISAFECVHDGWGVAVLVGVPNKDDSFKTNPINLLNERTLKGTFFGNYKPRTDIPGVVEKYMKKELEVEKFITHKVKLSYINKAFDYMIKGESLRCIIDMDA; this comes from the exons ATGTATGCATATAAATATATGCCCTTGATCGTTCCCTCCACAAAACACACGATTAAATCTTCCATTTCCGCCAATCTACGCACATACTCGAAGATGTCTAGCACTGAGGGTCAGGTCATTCGTTGCAAGG CTGCTGTGGCATGGGAAGCGGGAAAACCATTGGTAATAGATGAGATTGATGTTGCACCACCCCAGAAAATGGAAGTTCGTGTCAAGATTCATTTCACTTCTCTTTGCCACACTGATGTTTACTTCTGGGAGGCTAAG GGACAAAATCCACTGTTTCCTCGCGTATTAGGTCATGAAGCTGGAGG AATTGTGGAGAGCATAGGTGAGGGTGTTACAGAACTTAAACCGGGAGACAAAGTGCTAACAGTGTTCACAGGGGAGTGTGGGGAGTGCCGTCACTGTAAATCAGCAGAGAGCAATATGTGTGATCTTCTAAGGATCAACACGGACAGGGGTGCAATGATTACTGATGGCAAGCCAAGGTTTTCGAAAGATGGCAAGCCTATTTATCACTTTCTTGGCACTTCCTCCTTTAGTCAATACACTGTTCTTCATGCTGGTTGCGTTGCAAAGATCAATCCTGAAGCTCCACTTGACAAAGTCTGTGTTCTTAGCTGTGGTATTTCCACAG GAATGGGAGCAACACTAAATGTGGCGAAACCGACAAAGGGTTCCACTGTTGCTGTATTTGGATTAGGAACTGTAGGCCTTGCT GCTGCTGAAGGTGCTCGGATTGCTGGTGCTTCAAGGATTATTGGAATTGATATGAACCCAAATAGATTCAAGGAGG CGACCAAATTTGGTGTTACGGAGTTTGTGAACCCGAAAGATCACAATAAGCCGGTCCAAGAG GTATTAGTTGGAATGACGGATGGGGGAGTGGACCGGTGCATCGAGTGTACCGGAAATGTTGGTGCGATGATCTCTGCATTTGAATGTGTCCACGAT GGTTGGGGTGTTGCTGTTCTTGTGGGTGTACCGAACAAAGATGATTCATTCAAGACAAACCCCATAAACTTACTGAATGAGAGGACTCTCAAGGGAACTTTCTTTGGCAACTACAAGCCCCGAACCGATATTCCAGGCGTTGTAGAGAAATACATGAAAAAG GAGCTGGAAGTGGAGAAATTCATCACACATAAGGTGAAGTTGTCTTATATCAACAAAGCATTTGACTACATGATCAAGGGGGAAAGTCTGCGATGCATCATTGATATGGATGCTTAA